The following DNA comes from Procambarus clarkii isolate CNS0578487 chromosome 23, FALCON_Pclarkii_2.0, whole genome shotgun sequence.
CTATTATAGTTACATAGTTAATTAATGTTGAGGAATCAGAAGGTTTGCCCCACAAAGGATCAAGAATATTTGGATCCCATGATCAATCCGATAAAGGTATTTACGAGAGGAAACACGCGCTGGAGTAGCTACTGGGATGGTTGATAGGGTGTGGACTCACAGAACACAGGTGTGTGGCTCACAGAGCACAGGTGTGGCTCACAGAGCACAGGTGTGGCTCACAGAGCACAGGTGGGGCTCACAGAGCACAGGTGTGTGGCTCACGGAGCACAGGTGTGGCTCACAGAGCACAGGTGTGTGGCTCACAGAGCACAGGTGGGGCTCACAGAGCACAGGTGTGTGGCTCACAGAGCACAGGTGGGGCTCACAGAGCACAGGTGTGGCTCACAGAGCACAGGTCTAGCTAGCTGAAATACACGTCCACGTGGGCTTCGAACCGACTATTGATCCCAGCACGCTCGTGGCTCTCACACGGTGAGGGAGAGCCAAGTACTCACACGGTGAGGGAGAGCCAAGTACTCACACGGTGAGGGAGAGCCAAGTACTCACACGGTGAGGGAGAGCCAAGTACTCACACGGTGAGGGAGAGCCAAGTACTCACACGGTGAGGGAGAGCCAAGTACTCACACGGTGAGGGAGAGCCAAGTACTCACACGGTGAGGGAGAGCCAAGTACTCACACGGTGAGGGAGAGCCAAGTACTCACACGGTGAGGGAGAGCCAAGTACTCACATTTTGAGGGAGAGCCAGGTACATCTTCTGAGAAACTGACATAGTCAATATACTGTAGTACACGGTTATGTGAGCCACACAGCAGCGGTTTGTATTACCTTGGTAAGTTATCGTGAGAGATTGAGTAGGACGCCTCCTGATATCTTGAACCCAGGTGCGACGAAGCACAAAGACGGCaccactcccgtgccaggtaagtccactacgggctcaccatagcccgtgctgcttgccccgctcctgtgccaggtaagttacgggctcaccatagcccgtgctacttggaacctgttccgagtagctgaatctataacaacaacaacatgcgacGAAGCACCTCACTACAGACCAACGGGCCTCACTGTAGCGTACCAATCCCTTtgttacgggctactcatgcccgtgcaacctcttgggcgacttcatcaatcaatcgattgTACCAGTCTCCTGTACGTCAATAATGGCTGGGACAGTATGTTGAACGTTCCAACTATGGTCTCTGGGATGGAGGAGTGTAACCGGTTGTTCGCTGGCTCTTGGTCGTTGGCTCTTGGTCGCTGGCTCTTGGTCGCTGGCTCTTGGTCGTTGGCTCTTGGTCGCTGGCTCTTGGTTGTTAGCTCTTGGTCGCTGGCTCTTGGTCGTTGGCTCTTGGTCGTTGGCTCTTGGTCGTTGGCTCTTGGTCGTTGGCTCTTGGTCGTTAGCTCTTGGTCGTTGGCTCTTGGTCGCTGGCTCTTGGTCGCTGGCTCTTGGTCGTTGGCTCTTGGTCGTTGGCTCTTGGTCGCTGGCTCTTAGTCGTTAGCTCTTGGTCGTTGGCTCTTGGTCGTTGGCTCTTGGTCGTTGGCTCTTGGTCGCTGGCTCTTGGTCGCTGGCTCTTGGTCGTTGGCTCTTGTCGTTGGCTCTTGGTCGTTGGCTCTTGGTCGTTGGCTCTTGGTCGTTGGCTCTTGGTCGCTGGCTCTTGGTCGTTGGCTCTTGGTCGCTGGCTCTTGGTCGCTGGCTCTTGGTCGTTGGCTCTTGGTCGCTGGCTCTTGGTTGTTGGCTCTTGGTCGCTGGCTCTTGGTCGTTGGCTCTTGGTCGTTGGCTCTTGGTCGTTGGCTCTTGGTCGTTGGCTCTTGGTCGTTGGCTCTTGGTCGTTAGCTCTTGGTCGTTGGCTCTTGGTCGCTGGCTCTTGGTCGCTGGCTCTTGGTCGTTGGCTCTTGGTCGTTGGCTCTTGGCCGCTGGCTCTTAGTCGTTAGCTCTTGGTCGTTGGCTCTTGGTCGTTGGCTCTTGGTCGTTGGCTCTTGGTCGCTGGCTCTTGGTCGCTGGCTCTTGGTCGTTGGCTCTTGGTCGTTGGCTCTTGGTCGTTGGCTCTTGGTCGTTGGCTCTTGGTCGTTGGCTCTTGGTCGCTGGCTCTTGGTCGCTGGCTCTTGGTCGTTGGCTCTTGGTCGTTGGCTCTTGGTCGTTGGCTCTTGGTCGTTGGCTCTTGGTCGCTGGCTCTTGGTCGCTGGCTCTTAGTCGTTAGCTCTTGGTCGTTGGCTCTTGGTCGTTGGCTCTTGGTCGTTGGCTCTTGGTCGTTGGCTCTTGGTCGCTGGCTCTTGGTCGTTGGCTCTTGGTCGTTGGCTCTTGGTCGTTGGCTCTTGGTCGCTGGCTCTTGGTCGCTGGCTCTTGGTCGTTGGCTCTTGGTCGTTGGCTCTTGGTCGTTGGCTCTTGGTCGTTGGCTCTTGGTCGCTGGCTCTTGGTCGCTGGCTCTTAGTCGTTAGCTCTTGGTCGTTGGCTCTTGGTCGTTGGCTCTTGGTCGTTGGCTCTTGGTCGTTGGCTCTTGGTCGCTGGCTCTTGGTCGTTGGCTCTTGGTCGTTGGCTCTTGGTCGCTGGCTCTTGGTCGCTGGCTCTTGGTCGTTGGCTCTTGGTCGTTGGCTCTTGGTCGTTGGCTCTTGGTCGTTGGCTCTTGGTCGTTGGCTCTTGGTCGTTGGCTCTTGGTCGCTGGCTCTTGGTCGCTGGCTCTTAGTCGTTAGCTCTTGGTCGTTGGCTCTTGGTCGTTGGCTCTTAGTCGTTAGCTCTTGGTCGTTGGCTCTTGGTCGCTGGCTCTTAGTCGTTAGCTCTTGGTCGTTGGCTCTTGGTCGTTGGCTCTTGGTCGCTGGCTCTTAGTCGTTAGCTCTTGGTCGTTGGCTGGGTAGTTGGATAGTAGCCCATCTTTGTTTTGGTTCATGATGGGAGACTGTCATTGCTTATCTATATTTATTGGTATCAATTTTATTCCTTACTTTACTATTATCCTTCGCGGGGATCAATTCCACAGTATGATTGTTAAAAGAGGGTAATTATCCCGTTAGGTATATTAAAATCTAGGAGCCTCAGATAGGTAAACCCACCTTCCTACCTCGGTCTCCTGCTCTTCCTTCCATCTCCTATTTATACCTCTCACCTgcctcttcccttcctcttctcCTATTTTACCCttcttcccttccttctccctccttcctctcctcctccctcgcaGCCTGGCGTTCTTCAGGGGGGAGGCACAGGTCGCCAGGGGTCGGCCATGCAAATGTGTTTTTCATTCCCACGAGGTAATTAAAAAGGAAGACTGCCAGGGTAATGGAGCCTGGCTGAAgtacgagggagggagggagagagtgtgatggagggagggagggagagagtgtgatggagggagggagggagggagggagtgtcatggagggagggagggagtgtgatggagggagggagggagggagggaggtaagcCTAGACCTGTTCTCTAAAACCCACGAGGCTCAGACCAGCCAACAGGcaggaataattattattagcATCGTTATTATTCGCAACCCAATTAACTAGCATCCTCGTGTGGCGCGAGTCTGAATTAGCGGAGTCTGATGAGAAATATTACACGTGtgtgtgttggttaggttaggttagtgctGTATGGTACAGACCAGCACAGATGACCCATACGAGTACATAATAACACACTAACCCAGCATGACTACAAAAGTACATAAAAGCACGGAAAGACTCAGAATGACCACAAAAGTACATAAAAGCACGGAAAGACTCAGAATGACCACAAAAGTACATAATAGCACAGAAAGACTCAGAATGACCACAAAAGTACATAAAAGCACGGAAAGTCTCAGAATGACCACAAAAGTACATAATAGCACAGAAAGACTCAGAATGACCACAAAAGTACATAATAGCACAGAAAGACTCAGAATGACCACAAAAGTACATAATAGCACAGAAAGTCTCAGAATGACCACAAAAGTACATAATAGCACAGAAAGACTCAGAATGACCACAAAAGTACATAATAGCACAGAAAGTCTCAGAATGACCACAAAAGTACATAATAGCACAGAAAGACTCAGAATGACCACAAAAGTACAGAATTGCACAGAAAGACTCAGAATGACCACAAAAGTACATAATAGCACAGAAAGACCCAGAATGACCACAAAAGTACAGAATTGCACAGAAAGACTCAGAATGACCACAAAAGTACATAATAGCACAGAAAGACTCAGAATGACCACAAAAGTACATAAAAGCACGGAAAGTCTCAGAATGACCACAAAAGTACATAATAGCACAGAAAGACTCAGAATGACCACAAAAGTACAGAATTGCACAGAAAGACTCAGAATGACCACAAAAGTACATAATAGCACAGAAAGACTCAGAATGACCACAAAAGTACATAATAGCACAGAAAGACTCAGAATGACCACAAAAGTACATAATAGCACAGAAAGACTCAGAATGACCACAAAAGTACAGAATTGCACAGAAAGACTCAGAATGACCACAAAAGTACATAATAGCACAGAAAGACTCAGAATGACCACAAAAGTACATAATAGCACAGAAAGACTCAGAATGACCACAAAAGTACATAATAGCACAGAAAGACTCAGAATGACCACAAAAGTACATAATAGCACAGAAAGACTCAGAATGACCACAAAAGTACAGAATTGCACTGAAAGACCCATGATAGTACGGAATATCACAGAATGACGAAAAGATATCAGGATAACATAGAATTATATTAGTACAGATTGGCCCTTAATAGTCCAAGAATTTCCCAGAATGGCTCGGAATAGTACGGAAcaggggccaggttcacgaagcagttacgcaagtacttgcgaacctgtacatcttttctcaatctttggcggctttgtatacaaattattaaacaattaatgagttccgatgcaccaggtggtggtttataacaataataacagttgaatgggaagttttcatgcttgtaaactgtttaataaatgtaaacaaagccgtcaaagattgaggaaagatgtacacgttcgtaagtgcttgcgtaagtgcttcgtggatctggccccaggagagtgAAGGTAGTGCTAATCTTAGACGTCCAAATGTGACTCATTGACCAAGTGGTTGTCTGCCCGTTAATGTCTGCCCGTTAATGTCTGCCCGTTAATGTCTGCCCGTTACTGTCTGCCCGTTACTGTCTGCCCGTTACTGTCCGCCCGTTACTGTCTGCCCGTTACTGTCTGCCCGTTACTGTCTGCCCGTTACTGTCTGCCCGT
Coding sequences within:
- the LOC138367747 gene encoding golgin subfamily A member 6-like protein 25, coding for MTTKVHNSTERLRMTTKVHKSTESLRMTTKVHNSTERLRMTTKVHNSTERLRMTTKVHNSTESLRMTTKVHNSTERLRMTTKVHNSTESLRMTTKVHNSTERLRMTTKVQNCTERLRMTTKVHNSTERPRMTTKVQNCTERLRMTTKVHNSTERLRMTTKVHKSTESLRMTTKVHNSTERLRMTTKVQNCTERLRMTTKVHNSTERLRMTTKVHNSTERLRMTTKVHNSTERLRMTTKVQNCTERLRMTTKVHNSTERLRMTTKVHNSTERLRMTTKVHNSTERLRMTTKVHNSTERLRMTTKVQNCTERPMIVRNITE
- the LOC138367746 gene encoding zonadhesin-like, with translation MLATKSQRPRANDQELTTKSQRPRANDQELTTKSQRPRANDQELTTKSQRPRASDQEPTTKSQRPRANDQEPTTKSQRPRANDQEPATKSQRPRANDQEPTTKSQRPRANDQEPTTKSQRPRANDQELTTKSQRPRASDQEPTTKSQRPRANDQEPTTKSQRPRASDQEPTTKSQRPRANDQEPATKSQRPRANDQEPTTKSQRPRSQRPRASDQEPATKSQRPRANDQEPTTKSQRPRANDQEPTTKSQRPRASDQEPTTKSQRPRANDQEPATKSQRPRANDQEPATKSQRPRANDQEPTTKSQRQEPTTKSQRPRASDQEPTTKSQRPRANDQELTTKSQRPRANDQEPTTKSQRPRASDQEPTTKS